A genomic window from Thermodesulfovibrionales bacterium includes:
- a CDS encoding CDP-alcohol phosphatidyltransferase family protein: MISYKLGHFLDEPLSPLAKRTSIHPNIFTVAGFALTTVAAFIIPVNLRVGGLFILLGALCDIFDGVLARVNGRSTSFGAFLDSLLDRYSDAFLFLSLAWYLAGRGNHTGAFLSIGTMVGAFLVSYARARGEGLGINSQAGLMERPERIIFLIFGTLTGWLLPVLWILFILTHATVVQRAYIVWSAGRS, translated from the coding sequence ATGATCAGTTACAAACTCGGTCATTTTCTTGACGAGCCGCTCAGCCCTCTCGCAAAGCGGACCTCGATCCATCCGAACATCTTCACCGTTGCGGGGTTTGCCTTGACCACAGTCGCAGCATTTATAATTCCCGTGAATCTCAGGGTCGGCGGTCTCTTCATTCTCCTCGGAGCCCTCTGTGATATCTTCGACGGTGTCCTGGCACGCGTAAACGGGAGGTCCACAAGCTTCGGCGCCTTCCTCGATTCCCTCCTCGACAGATATTCCGATGCCTTTCTCTTTCTCTCCCTGGCGTGGTATCTCGCGGGCAGGGGAAACCATACAGGTGCATTCCTCAGCATCGGCACCATGGTAGGCGCGTTCCTCGTAAGTTATGCGAGAGCGAGGGGGGAGGGCCTCGGAATCAACAGCCAGGCCGGCCTTATGGAAAGACCGGAGAGGATAATATTTCTCATATTCGGCACCCTGACGGGATGGCTGCTTCCCGTGCTCTGGATACTCTTCATCCTGACCCACGCCACGGTCGTGCAAAGGGCCTACATTGTTTGGTCGGCAGGAAGGTCCTGA